DNA sequence from the Chitinophaga flava genome:
GAAACTACGCGTTTCCCTGTCATGAACATCTGCCATATGTGATTGATATATTCATACCTGCAGGATAGCTGAATCGTATTAGCTCTCTTCTTTGCTTTCCCTATTCATTTCATTGTGCTGTATTACTGTAAATATCCCTATATTTAACGGAGTGAATACAGTTTCGAGCAACCTATAAGGCTCCTTATACAGCTATACCAAAGCAAAAATATACCAAAACCCGGATCATATACACATTATGATTTTTGATTATTCCAAATACCCAAAGGAAAGTGCAGAACCCGAAGCAGCCTCCATGATACAAAGTTTCAGGGCAATTGGATATAATATTCAAACCGCTGTGGCCGATATAATTGACAACTCAATATCAGCTGGTGCAAGCAATGTCTGGATTGAATTCCAATGGAAAGGGAGTGATACATGGTTTTCGATAAAAGATGACGGATGCGGTATGACGGATAAAGAGCTTGTGCAGGCAATGCGTCCCGGCAGTAGAAATCCTGATGAGAAACGAGCTCCAAAAGATCTTGGCAGATTCGGACTCGGCCTGAAAACGGCTTCATTTTCACAATGCCGTCAGTTAACTGTTATTTCCAAAAAAGAAAGTCAGGATAAGGCCTTATGGACCTGGGATCTGGATTTCGTAAGCCAAACCAGAAACTGGCACCTTATCCGATACGCCCCTCCGGAATTCGAAACCTCACTTGACGAACTCAGTTCAGGGACAATAGTCATATGGAACAATCTTGACAGGGTAGTAAAGAACATGCAGACTGAAGACAATTCAGCACTTGATAAGTTTTTACAAATAATGGAGTCTGTCAAAGGTCATCTGGCTATGGTTTTTCACAGGTATATTGAGAACAGAACTATAAAGCTATTTTTCCAGCAACGGGAGATCCTTCCCTGGGATCCTTTTCTATCGGACAATACAGCCACAAGAAAATTCCCGGAAGAGCCCTTATTGAATGGAAAAATCAAAGTAAAGGGCTTTGTTCTTCCTCATAAATCAAAGCTCTCAGAGAATGACCACAAAAATGCAGAGGGCCCTGGTGGATGGAATGGTCAACAGGGGTTTTATGTGTACAGAAATCAGCGTTTGATACTGGCAGGGGGGTGGCTTCGCATGTTCAGACAGGAGGAGCAATATAAACTCGCCAGAATAATGGTAGATCTTCCCAATGATTTAGATGCAGAGTGGCAAATAGATATTAAAAAGTCCGTTGCACGCCCACCCCATATGCTCAGGGACCAATTAAAAGCCTATGCCACCAGAATACGGGGTAATGCCGTTCTGGTGTATCGGCACAAAGGACAAGTATTACAACGCAAACTCAACACTGCATCTTTTCAGCCGGTATGGAACGCAAAAATTCAAAATGGGAAAAGATATTATGAAATCAACCGGGACCATCCGGTAATAAAGGAGATTGCGCTTGAAGGCAATAAAACTATTAACACCATACTAAAATTACTGGAAGAGTCTCTTCCTATTCCGTTGATAGTACTAAATGAGAACGAGGATCCGGATTCCTTTAAACAGCCTTATGAGGACTCCAGGAAGAATGACCTTCTGGAAGTCCTGAAGCTCACCTACAAAAACCTATTAAATAATCATTCGGAATCTCAGGCAAAAGATAAACTATATCTGATTGAGCCTTTCAATAACTATCCGGAATTAATTGACAGTTTATGAGCGAAATTCTTGACAAAGCCAAAAATATCTGCATAACAATACTCTCCAATGAAAAACAGGTGATAACAGCGGCTGTTATCAAAGAGACCATTGAAAAAGCCAGTCTGCTCTATCCCTTGTCAGATCCGGAGAAGCAATCCCTGTTTAAGACGCTGGAGACGTTGTATGCTGTCTTTTCAGATGAATACCGCATCCTGGATGATGCTACCCCGGAGCCATGGGTAAAAAACAGAAAATCAGAGTTCAGGTGGCAATTCTGGAACAGATACAGACAATTTCTGGAGAGCAGAAACTACGCCCCTGACACGATAAATAAACTAGACGCACTCACAGAAGATATTCTTGACAGGCTGGTCCAACCTGGAAGTCACCAGCGTTTTGAGAAAAAAGGGCTGATTGTTGGCCATGTTCAATCCGGCAAGACCAGTAATTACATTGGACTTATCTGCAAAGCAGCCGATGTTGGGTATAAACTTATTATCGTATTGGCAGGAATTCACAACAGCCTTCGAAGTCAGACACAACTCAGGATAGACGAAGGTTTTCTGGGCTTTGATACGCAAACAGCCAGAAATTTTTCTAAAACGTCCAACAGAATTGGAGTAGGCAGGATAAATCCCAACCTTGCTGCGCATTCCCTTACTACCAGTGATGTTAACGGAGATTTTACAAGAAAGGCATCGGAAGCTTCCGGGGTAAATATACGGGGTAATGATCCTATTATCCTGGTGGTAAAGAAAAATCCATCGGTATTGAAAAACCTGCTGTTATGGCTTACAAGCCGTGGAGAAACCATGAGTGACGGGCAGAAGCTCATACGGGATCTTCCTCTGCTGTTAATTGATGATGAAGCAGACAATGCGTCAATAAATATCAGTAAAACACATGTTTCAAAAATCAACGCAGCCATCAGAGCACTTTTGGAAAGATTTGAACAAAATGCTTATATAGGCTACACTGCGACACCGTATGCTAATATATTTGCCAAGTACTATGATGATGAAGAAGCCAAAGATCTGAATGAAAACTTTGGTAGTCTTAATATTAAGATCGGCAGAGATATCTTCCCCAAAGACTTTATAGTAAATATCCCAGCTCCCTCCAACTACATAGGACCTGCTAAAATCTTTGGTATTGTGAGCAGTGAGGATTTAGACAAAGAGGTTGAGCCAATCTCCCTTTTTAGAATTATTAAAGACTACCAGCCTTCCAAACCGGATCCAGATGATAAGGAGGCCATAAAAGATTATAACGAAAAAATCGAATCTATAAGAAAAACGAATCCTTATTTCATCACTGACCTACATAAAAAAGATGATGCCTTTCCAAGGGACTTACCTCCAAGCCTTCACAGAGCCATGAAATGCTTTTTCCTTGCCTGCGCAGCACGGAGAGTCCGTGGACAGGCCAAGGAACATAATTCAATGCTGATTCACGTATCACGATTTATTAAATGGCAGGATAAGATAGCCTCACTTGTGTTTGATACTTTCAAATCTTATTCACGACAGATAGAATTTAATACAGGGAGTATTTATGATGACCTTAAAGATCTATGGGAAGAAGAATTTGTTCCTGAAACGAGGAAATTGATCCAAAACAAAGCAGTAGATGACCCATCGATTACAGAAATATCCTGGAGCGAATTAAAGCCACATATTTATCCTGCGATTTCAAAAATCGATGTTCGGGCCGTCCATGGTGATACTAAAATAGAAGGTCTGAAACATAAGAACATTCGTCCTCTTGATTATTTTGAGAATAAAGAATCAGGGTTATCAGTAATCGCCATCGGCGGTAACAAGCTTTCACGGGGTCTCACACTTGAAGGGCTCACAATCAGCTATTATTTACGGGCATCTAAAATGTATGATACCCTAATGCAAATGGGCCGCTGGTTTGGCTACAGGCCTGGCTACCTTGATCTGTGCCGGCTATTTACCAGTGAAGAATTGGTAGACTGGTATAGACATGTAACAGTAGCCACAGAAGAAATGCGGGCTCAATTTGACCGAATGTGTGATCTTGGTAAAAAACCAAGAGATTATGGATTAAAAGTCAGAACACATCCCGGGATTCTAAATATTACTGCAGCAAATAAGTTCAGATATAAAGAGATTATGAGACTTAGCTTTTCCGGGGAGCTTGAGGAAACTTATTCATTTAAAATAAGCTCAAGAAAACACCAGGAAAATCTGAAAGCACTTAAAAGTTTTGTTACTAAACTGGGAGAAGTACAGGGTCCGGTTAATCAGATAGAAGCTTTTAAAAAACATTTTATCTGGAATGGGGTTGCCAACTATAATCAGATAATCGAATTTCTCTCAGGCTATTATTCATTTCAACCTTCATTTAATGTAAATCTTATTTGTGAATATATATTAGCTCAGGTACGACATGGGAGTCTACGTGATTGGACTGTTGCATTAATCAACAAGTCAACTGCTCAAATGGGTGAGCGATTTGACCTCGCCCCTGATCTGAATGTAGGTTTAACCACCAGAACAAACTCACGTGAAGACGGCCAGGATTTTTATGTAATTACCAAATCTCATATAATTGATCCAAGCCACGAGTATATTGATCTTACAGATGAGCAAATCTCTGATGCTATAAGCATAACGCTGAAGGATTGGGCTAAGAAGGGAAGCATAAACAGCAAGGGTTTAATGCATCCAAGTTCATTGAGAATCAAAACGACACGCCATACCAGCAAGGCTTTATTGTTAGTTTATCTATTAAACAACCGCCCTGACAACAAGAGATCCCCTATAGCAGATTGCCCCGTTGTTGGGCTGGCAATAAGCTTTCCTTATATAGATACCAATAAGGATGAAAAGATCGAATATGCAGTAAACGAACAATTCCTGAAAGAAATACTTGATTATCCGGATGAACTTGATCAACCTGATTATTTACAGGACAATATTGAGTTGCAGGAGAATACTACAGATATCGATGATGAAATTCGTAATCACATCGAAAAAAGCCGGAGCATCAACAGCATTATTGAACTATCATTTAAGGAAGGAATTCAAGGAAATCAAATAGATGAAAATTCCATTGATCAATCAAACGAGCAACCTGATATTATAATACCAGCGAGGCTCATCGAAAATAAACAGATAAGCATACAATCAAAGCTAATCCCGTTTATACGGAAACAGGACATAAACAAGTTCTACTGCACTCCGAAACCAGATTTTTATATCGGGAACATAACATCTGTACAGAACCTGGAGGCTGGGAAAATAATTGCCGCTGAGCATAAATCCGGTATCGTTTTCTCATTATCTGATTTTGAATGTGTACTGGAAGAAGGATGCATCGGGATTCAATCCGGGGAAATCCCATCCTTATATCTGCTGACACTTCTGAATTCTACTTTATTTAGCTACTGGGTCGCTCAGAATGAATCAAACAGTATACAGGTGACCATTGAGAACTTCCCTATAAAGATGCTTCCGGAGAATAAGCACATCAATTATTTCGCGGAGGCGATAATATTCCTTGGAAAGCAGAGAAGTAACCGTACAAATTCAATCATTATCAATTATTTTTCAGGCATACTTAATGCTGTAGTATTCGAGATATACTTCCCGGAAGACTTTTCCAGAAATAATCTATCAATGTTGAGTGTATTGGAAGAACTGATACTGAATAACCCAATAGATATTAACGAAATAGTGGTTACATATAATGCACTTAATGATACCAGACATAAAGTACATCAAACGTTACAAAAACTCATTTCAGTTGAAAAGGTAAAATCCATCTATAATTCTCTGAAAAATTAGTCCAGCCCAATGCGAATTACATCCATTCAGTTAAACAACTACCGTGCGTTCCTCAATATAAACGACAAGGATGATTTTTCCATCGAATTACCAACAGGTCATAACCTGTTGATATATGGTGAAAACGGAAGCGGAAAATCATCATTATTTAACGCCGTGAGAGATTTTATTTTCTCATCAGTTAACCCTGACCAACCATTTGCCACCAACAAATTTTACGACGCCGATAAAGTATCCGAAAAGCCATACATTGCAGTAGGGTTTGAGAATGACGATAATAAATATTTCTACTCCGAAGATCCAGCGCTGACAGACTCCCACACCTGCCATCATATCAGAAAAGGAGTGGCTACTTATGGGTTTATAAGCTACAGAGATCTGCTAAAACTCCATCTGTATGAGATCGGACAATCCATTGATTATTTTTCCTTTTTCTTCGGAAAAGATGGTCTTCTGGCGGAAGAAACACTGCTCACACCTTCATCTCCGGGAAACAAAAAAACATATGGACAACTATGGGGCGACATTGAACAGGAAAAAGATACTCAAGCGCTTGAAGACTATAATATCAATGCCGCACAACTCATTGCAAGACTAACAGAAAAAACGAACCACCTTCTGCTGTTCTTCGAGAATAAACTCAAGATAAATATTGAATATATTGACGGGCAGATTGACAATGCAGTTACAAGTCCCCGGATATTATTTCATATTGAGTTATTCGGAAAAGAAATTGAAAGTCATCATGGTATCCTAAATGAAGCCAGATTAACATCTCTGGCTATATCGATTTATTTTGCCAATTTGTTATCCTTTCCTGATAACGATTTTAAATTCCTTTTTCTGGATGATATTTTTATAGGATTGGATATGTCAAACAGAATTCCACTTCTGGAGATATTAACAGCAGGAGATATCCACGGAGCTTCCTTCAGAAGTTTTCAGATTTTTATAACAACTTATGACAAAGAGTGGTTTGAGCTTGCCAAGTCTTACTTAAAGGATAACTGGGATACCATTGAATTTCTGGTAGACGATCATTCCGCTATTCCGGAACGTCCTTATATAAAGAAAAGCCAATCACATAAAGAACGGGCAGAATATCATCTTCTGAATGGAGATTATCCCGCCTGTGCCAATTATCTAAGAAAGGCTTTTGAAAAAGAGCTGCGCAGAATATTACCTTATAATTTCCTTTATCCGGGAAGAAAAGATACTTCCGTCACCAGTGGAATTATCGACATTCCCAAAAGCCACTTTACCATTACTGATGCGCTGGAAACCTGGTCCTTTAATATAAACAACAACGCCCTCAACAGAGGCTATTCCTCAGATTTTATGGGACTGGAGGTGCTCATAGGAAAATTTGAAAAATTAATTACTCAATACAGGATACCTTTTGGGTATACAAATGAGCTTCGCATCATCAAGAATCGTTTGTTAAATCCTCTGTCACATGAGAATCTGCGATCTCCAGTATTTAAACGGGAGTTAATCCAGGCATTTAAAATACTGGAAGAGTTTTCTTTTTTTGAATCCAGAATAATTCTGCCGGTTGACAGTGAAGAATCCGTTTTGCTAACTGCTCCAAAAGAAAACAGTTTGAAGACTAAATATTTTTATAGGTTCGAGCTCCTGGAAAGCCTCAGATTTATTAGATATAAATCATTCTATACGTTTCTAAATGTAAAATGCAGATCATTATATAAACAACGATTCAATGGCCCTCAGGAAGTAATGGAGTATGATTATACTTCCGTCAACAAACTATGCAAAAGCATTTTCAAAGACAGTACGAAAAGCTCATCCAATGACACGATATACGATAACGAATTCGAATTCAATGAAATATATACTGAAGATGGAAAAAATATAAAGGAGCTCATAAAATGAAGAGGATACAGGAAATATGGCAATCTCTGCATACTGATAAAAAATCTCAACCCGGCTTAGATAAAATCAGGTATTCAGAAGATCTAACGGCTGACTTATACCTTGGAATCAAATATCCTGAATCTTATCGCATCCTACTTCTGCGAACCGAGACATCTTATTTAAAGCACTATGAGATAAAAGAAACCAAAGGAATCAGGCTGGAAAAAATATCTGACGGACAATCAGATAACAAAACGCTTCTGTTGATCATACTGATTGACGACAATCTCAGGGAAATATTTAATGTACTGATACAGGATATTGTACCCCTGTTATTCCCAGTAAAGGATCAGTTTATTATTTTCCGATCATTTAAGAACAGGCTTGAACAATGGTTCTCCTTATTTGAGAAGGCATCCCAGGAAGGTCTTTCAGAGGAAAAACAACGTGGACTATACGGCGAACTGTATTTTCTGAGAAAGTGGCTAAGAATATCAACCTATATAGAGTACCCGGTTAAATCCTGGGTTGGTCCGCTTTTCGCGATCAGAGACTTTCAACATGGTAAATGGGCGCTGGAAGTAAAAACAAGTCATGGTAAAAATCATCAGAAAATTTATATCAGTAATGAGAGACAACTGGATACCACAAACCTTGATACTCTGATTCTCTTTCATTTATCACTGGAAATCCGGCAACAGGACGGAGAGACCCTCAATAACGTTGTTGACAATATAGCTGAATTATTAGTGCAGGAACAAACGGCCCTTAAGGAGTTCCAGACCAAACTACTGGAGGCCGGATATTTTCCTGATCACCGCAACTTATATGAGACAACGGGCTACAAAATACGAAAGGAATCATTTTTCAGTGTTAAAGGTGATTTTCCAAGGATTGAAGAAAAAGATATACGAAATGGGGTAGGAGACATTTCCTACAGCATTATTCTACCAGATCGGGATATTTATCTCATCGAAGAGGAAAATGTTTTTAAAATAATTACAGATAATGGCAACCAACATGGATAACAATGAACTAAAAAAATTCTATCACACACTTCAACAGGATATACGGACTGACCAGATCAGTGATGAGGAAGGTGGAATGCTTGAGCAGATTTTTACTCAATCTGCTGCAAATTTATTATCAGAATCGGGAGAGGTTGAAAATGTCCGTGTTGCATATGATGAAAAACTGATTAAAACCGGGGTCCAACACAAAATAAATGCATATGCCGTAGCTGATAACTATGAAACAATAGACCTTTTTATTTCTATTTACAATGGCACAGATGAGATTGCAGTCGTATCCAAAGCAGAAATTGATAAAGCAGCCAGGAGGATCACCAGTTTCTTCAAAAACGCAGTTTACAAGGAATATGTAGCCGGCATTGAAGAATCATCTGAAATTTTCCAGCTGGCACTTTCTCTCAGTGAATCCCAGGATATTAAGGAAAATCTGGTAAGAATAAATGCGATCATTCTTACAGACGGGCTCTATAACGGAGAGAATCCTGCCCAACAAAACATTTACAGTTATCCGATATTTTACAGAGTAGTAGACATAAACTATCTCTACAATATATCTGAGAAGTCACATATTCCGATAGAGATTGATTTTAAAGCAGATGGTTTCAGGATACCTTGTATCCAATCACCATCAGTGAATAACGAATATGAATCCTACCTTGCGATTATCCCTGCGGAAGCGCTAGTGAATATTTATGAACGTTTCGGATCAAGACTTCTTGAACAAAATGTAAGGTCCTTTCTTCAATTTACCGGAAAAGTAAATGGAGGAATCAGAAAGACCATATTACATGAACCACACATGTTTCTGGCATTCAATAATGGTATTGCCGCAACTGCCGATGCGGTTAATATCGAGTTATCAGTTGAAGGGACATATATTACCAAAATAAATGACTTACAGATTGTTAACGGAGGGCAGACAACCGCATCCATCTATCATACCTGGAGAAAGGACAAAAAGGATGTTTCGGGTGTATTTGTTCAGTTAAAGCTTTCAGTAATAAAAAACAAGGAACAATTCGGCAGTATTGTAAGCAGGATTTCAGAATACGCCAATACACAAAATAAGGTTTCGATTGCTGACTTAAGTTCAAACAGACCATTCCATATTGAACTGGAAAAACTCTCAAGAAATATATGGACCCCGGCATCCGGCGGCCAGTCGCTGCAAACAAGGTGGTTTTATGAAAGAGCAAGAGGCCAGTATAAAAATGCCAGAATTAAAGAAGGCTTTACCAAAAATAAGCAGAAGGCATTTGATCTTAAAAATCCCAAAAATCAGGTATTCACTAAAGAAGATCTGGCCAAATACGCAAATGCATACCAGGAAGTAGCCAATGGGCGGAAAATAAACATCGGTCCGCACTACGTTGTCAGGGGAAATCAAAAAAACTATGTACAGTTTATCAACTATAATTTACCACAAAGTGTTGACAATGTTTACTTTGAAGATATCGTAGCAAAATCCTTGTTATTCAAAGCTGCCGAGAAAAGATACGGAATCAAGCCCAACTCCATTGGAGATATGAGATATATCACTGTGCCTTATAGCATTGCATGGTTATCCTACCAGGTCAAAAATAAAA
Encoded proteins:
- a CDS encoding ATP-binding protein — its product is MIFDYSKYPKESAEPEAASMIQSFRAIGYNIQTAVADIIDNSISAGASNVWIEFQWKGSDTWFSIKDDGCGMTDKELVQAMRPGSRNPDEKRAPKDLGRFGLGLKTASFSQCRQLTVISKKESQDKALWTWDLDFVSQTRNWHLIRYAPPEFETSLDELSSGTIVIWNNLDRVVKNMQTEDNSALDKFLQIMESVKGHLAMVFHRYIENRTIKLFFQQREILPWDPFLSDNTATRKFPEEPLLNGKIKVKGFVLPHKSKLSENDHKNAEGPGGWNGQQGFYVYRNQRLILAGGWLRMFRQEEQYKLARIMVDLPNDLDAEWQIDIKKSVARPPHMLRDQLKAYATRIRGNAVLVYRHKGQVLQRKLNTASFQPVWNAKIQNGKRYYEINRDHPVIKEIALEGNKTINTILKLLEESLPIPLIVLNENEDPDSFKQPYEDSRKNDLLEVLKLTYKNLLNNHSESQAKDKLYLIEPFNNYPELIDSL
- a CDS encoding Z1 domain-containing protein → MSEILDKAKNICITILSNEKQVITAAVIKETIEKASLLYPLSDPEKQSLFKTLETLYAVFSDEYRILDDATPEPWVKNRKSEFRWQFWNRYRQFLESRNYAPDTINKLDALTEDILDRLVQPGSHQRFEKKGLIVGHVQSGKTSNYIGLICKAADVGYKLIIVLAGIHNSLRSQTQLRIDEGFLGFDTQTARNFSKTSNRIGVGRINPNLAAHSLTTSDVNGDFTRKASEASGVNIRGNDPIILVVKKNPSVLKNLLLWLTSRGETMSDGQKLIRDLPLLLIDDEADNASINISKTHVSKINAAIRALLERFEQNAYIGYTATPYANIFAKYYDDEEAKDLNENFGSLNIKIGRDIFPKDFIVNIPAPSNYIGPAKIFGIVSSEDLDKEVEPISLFRIIKDYQPSKPDPDDKEAIKDYNEKIESIRKTNPYFITDLHKKDDAFPRDLPPSLHRAMKCFFLACAARRVRGQAKEHNSMLIHVSRFIKWQDKIASLVFDTFKSYSRQIEFNTGSIYDDLKDLWEEEFVPETRKLIQNKAVDDPSITEISWSELKPHIYPAISKIDVRAVHGDTKIEGLKHKNIRPLDYFENKESGLSVIAIGGNKLSRGLTLEGLTISYYLRASKMYDTLMQMGRWFGYRPGYLDLCRLFTSEELVDWYRHVTVATEEMRAQFDRMCDLGKKPRDYGLKVRTHPGILNITAANKFRYKEIMRLSFSGELEETYSFKISSRKHQENLKALKSFVTKLGEVQGPVNQIEAFKKHFIWNGVANYNQIIEFLSGYYSFQPSFNVNLICEYILAQVRHGSLRDWTVALINKSTAQMGERFDLAPDLNVGLTTRTNSREDGQDFYVITKSHIIDPSHEYIDLTDEQISDAISITLKDWAKKGSINSKGLMHPSSLRIKTTRHTSKALLLVYLLNNRPDNKRSPIADCPVVGLAISFPYIDTNKDEKIEYAVNEQFLKEILDYPDELDQPDYLQDNIELQENTTDIDDEIRNHIEKSRSINSIIELSFKEGIQGNQIDENSIDQSNEQPDIIIPARLIENKQISIQSKLIPFIRKQDINKFYCTPKPDFYIGNITSVQNLEAGKIIAAEHKSGIVFSLSDFECVLEEGCIGIQSGEIPSLYLLTLLNSTLFSYWVAQNESNSIQVTIENFPIKMLPENKHINYFAEAIIFLGKQRSNRTNSIIINYFSGILNAVVFEIYFPEDFSRNNLSMLSVLEELILNNPIDINEIVVTYNALNDTRHKVHQTLQKLISVEKVKSIYNSLKN
- a CDS encoding AAA family ATPase, with translation MRITSIQLNNYRAFLNINDKDDFSIELPTGHNLLIYGENGSGKSSLFNAVRDFIFSSVNPDQPFATNKFYDADKVSEKPYIAVGFENDDNKYFYSEDPALTDSHTCHHIRKGVATYGFISYRDLLKLHLYEIGQSIDYFSFFFGKDGLLAEETLLTPSSPGNKKTYGQLWGDIEQEKDTQALEDYNINAAQLIARLTEKTNHLLLFFENKLKINIEYIDGQIDNAVTSPRILFHIELFGKEIESHHGILNEARLTSLAISIYFANLLSFPDNDFKFLFLDDIFIGLDMSNRIPLLEILTAGDIHGASFRSFQIFITTYDKEWFELAKSYLKDNWDTIEFLVDDHSAIPERPYIKKSQSHKERAEYHLLNGDYPACANYLRKAFEKELRRILPYNFLYPGRKDTSVTSGIIDIPKSHFTITDALETWSFNINNNALNRGYSSDFMGLEVLIGKFEKLITQYRIPFGYTNELRIIKNRLLNPLSHENLRSPVFKRELIQAFKILEEFSFFESRIILPVDSEESVLLTAPKENSLKTKYFYRFELLESLRFIRYKSFYTFLNVKCRSLYKQRFNGPQEVMEYDYTSVNKLCKSIFKDSTKSSSNDTIYDNEFEFNEIYTEDGKNIKELIK
- a CDS encoding PD-(D/E)XK motif protein is translated as MKRIQEIWQSLHTDKKSQPGLDKIRYSEDLTADLYLGIKYPESYRILLLRTETSYLKHYEIKETKGIRLEKISDGQSDNKTLLLIILIDDNLREIFNVLIQDIVPLLFPVKDQFIIFRSFKNRLEQWFSLFEKASQEGLSEEKQRGLYGELYFLRKWLRISTYIEYPVKSWVGPLFAIRDFQHGKWALEVKTSHGKNHQKIYISNERQLDTTNLDTLILFHLSLEIRQQDGETLNNVVDNIAELLVQEQTALKEFQTKLLEAGYFPDHRNLYETTGYKIRKESFFSVKGDFPRIEEKDIRNGVGDISYSIILPDRDIYLIEEENVFKIITDNGNQHG
- a CDS encoding AIPR family protein, with translation MATNMDNNELKKFYHTLQQDIRTDQISDEEGGMLEQIFTQSAANLLSESGEVENVRVAYDEKLIKTGVQHKINAYAVADNYETIDLFISIYNGTDEIAVVSKAEIDKAARRITSFFKNAVYKEYVAGIEESSEIFQLALSLSESQDIKENLVRINAIILTDGLYNGENPAQQNIYSYPIFYRVVDINYLYNISEKSHIPIEIDFKADGFRIPCIQSPSVNNEYESYLAIIPAEALVNIYERFGSRLLEQNVRSFLQFTGKVNGGIRKTILHEPHMFLAFNNGIAATADAVNIELSVEGTYITKINDLQIVNGGQTTASIYHTWRKDKKDVSGVFVQLKLSVIKNKEQFGSIVSRISEYANTQNKVSIADLSSNRPFHIELEKLSRNIWTPASGGQSLQTRWFYERARGQYKNARIKEGFTKNKQKAFDLKNPKNQVFTKEDLAKYANAYQEVANGRKINIGPHYVVRGNQKNYVQFINYNLPQSVDNVYFEDIVAKSLLFKAAEKRYGIKPNSIGDMRYITVPYSIAWLSYQVKNKIDLYKIWKNQSISEALSDTLYEIMIRIEQYIKGNAPGSLYGEWAKKEECWLAVREQTFGIDLSKLNNDLEDSKKQTVRRRITDDDSHQANILLETEKVKAIPAVVWSKIEDWGRTSGKLSMQQQNVSWNISSKLRSNTAMSDYERNAALRIIDLIAEHNPELLNETDEEGNSNPIADPPIEINIDTVKKIIDWDKRNKRLKSDHYKYLVDIADGKIQLTIQAQKKIKLNLERLAKYGFKI